A genomic stretch from Schistosoma haematobium chromosome 4, whole genome shotgun sequence includes:
- the WDR91 gene encoding WD repeat-containing protein 91 (EggNog:ENOG410V4NX~COG:S), whose product MQDGVCERFVQRYLLSKNFKDTLNAFEIEYSKEKNRGKFQPLDIIDQLQEAIYDSNLSQLTNQWNFLENTLFHRLSGDKQLAANELKVHVFRTYLVQAKIKKRQAKMTEFFELLSSQFSFGKEEWQSWCALPYAADPKMHSEFFMYFTKSWMDVLILSLTNFLCLINYSESNQSRVFFETEFPNRKNKSSTNEKTSTSGNQLPFGELLDDFNELGTIRTNSKLS is encoded by the exons ATGCAAGATGGTGTTTGTGAGCGTTTTGTTCAACGCTACTTATTGTCGAAGAATTTCAAAGACACACTGAATGCATTCGAAATCGAGTAttcgaaagaaaaaaatagaggGAAA TTTCAGCCATTGGATATTATCGATCAACTTCAAGAAGCGATCTACGATTCTAATTTATCTCAGTTAACCAATCAGTGGAATTTCTTAGAAAATACACTCTTTCACCGGTTATCGGGTGATAAACAACTTGCTGCCAATGAGCTCAAAGTGCATGTTTTTCGTACATACTTAGTGCAGGCTAAAATAAAGAAACGTCAAGCTAAAATGACTGAGTTTTTCGAATTACTTTCTTCCCAGTTCTCCTTTGGAAAAGAGGAATGGCAAAGTTGGTGTg CTTTGCCTTACGCAGCGGATCCAAAAATGCATTCAGAGTTTTTTATGTATTTTACAAAGTCATGGATGGATGTATTGATTCTATCACTAACAAACTTCCTCTGTTTGATTAATTATTCTGAAAGTAACCAAAGCAGAGTATTTTTTGAGACGGAGTTTCCGAACCGAAAGAATAAA TCAAGCACAAACGAAAAGACATCAACGTCAGGAAATCAATTACCATTTGGAGAGCTCCTTGATGACTTTAATGAACTGGGAACTATCCGAACAAATTCGAAACTTTCATGA